In a single window of the Chondrocystis sp. NIES-4102 genome:
- a CDS encoding single-stranded-DNA-specific exonuclease RecJ, which produces MSEQHIHSQSNPSGYRRFPNQRWQIATSEPQTALELSMGTGLLPLVTQVIINRDIMTVDAAQMYIDPESQQLPSPLSEFSDLAISVELIKEAIASKEQIAICGDYDADGMTSTALLLRTLKHLGAEVDYAIPSRMKDGYGINKRIVEEFAANGVGLILTVDNGISAYEPIARAVELGLSVIITDHHDLPEKLPPADAILNPKLLPDSSVYKGLAGVGVAYILAIATAQSLGKLKGLTNPILELFTLGTIADLAPLIGVNRRWLKRGLRALPNSQLSGIQALMQVAGVDEAQKQLKPDDIGFRLGPRINAVGRIGDPQMVIELLTTDEPGLALERAMQCEQINYKRRQLCEQIEKEAIALVESTPILWQQERVLVLVAAGWHHGVIGIVASRLVERYGVPVFIGTYEDEDEQSNSNLMIRGSARSIDEFNVFDALNYCSDLLGKFGGHRAAGGFSLAANNLEQFKQRLSKFAYQCLELEHLKPLVKIDAQANLEQINLELYKQLESLQPWGIGNNPPVFWTGCVKIIEQKAIGQNRNHLKLTIQAANSDFQIKAIAWRWGEYFPLPEYLDIAYQLKENNWQGQTNIELELVGVRLPQVVPNTSMATLNPAISSQNIQKVVFTHSGRIYVCSKSRQELRIRNDRGDVLAIKQGERYGLIGKTRSQAKSVNVTQPPYFQLIKTALQAIDQRDIDV; this is translated from the coding sequence ATGAGCGAGCAGCATATACACTCGCAGAGTAATCCCTCTGGTTATCGACGTTTTCCCAACCAAAGATGGCAAATTGCTACATCTGAGCCACAAACAGCTTTAGAGTTGAGTATGGGGACAGGGTTATTACCTTTGGTTACACAAGTAATCATCAATCGAGATATCATGACTGTTGATGCAGCCCAAATGTATATCGATCCTGAATCGCAACAGTTACCCTCACCTCTATCTGAGTTTAGCGATTTAGCAATTAGCGTAGAATTAATCAAGGAAGCGATCGCGTCAAAGGAACAAATTGCCATCTGTGGGGATTACGATGCTGATGGCATGACCAGTACCGCCTTATTATTAAGAACCTTAAAACATTTAGGCGCAGAAGTAGATTATGCCATTCCTAGTCGCATGAAGGATGGTTATGGTATCAATAAACGGATAGTAGAAGAATTTGCAGCTAATGGAGTGGGTTTAATTCTCACGGTAGATAATGGCATTTCTGCCTATGAACCGATCGCTCGAGCAGTAGAATTGGGTTTGAGTGTGATTATTACCGATCATCATGATTTGCCAGAGAAATTACCGCCTGCCGACGCAATTTTAAATCCTAAATTATTACCAGATAGCTCTGTATATAAAGGTTTAGCAGGGGTTGGAGTAGCTTATATTTTGGCGATCGCCACCGCTCAAAGTTTAGGGAAGCTCAAAGGTTTAACTAATCCAATTTTAGAATTATTTACTTTAGGTACAATAGCGGATTTAGCTCCTTTAATTGGGGTTAATCGTCGTTGGCTGAAGCGAGGGTTAAGAGCTTTACCTAATTCCCAATTGTCGGGTATTCAAGCCTTAATGCAAGTTGCAGGAGTTGATGAGGCACAAAAGCAATTAAAACCCGATGATATTGGTTTTCGCTTAGGGCCTAGAATTAACGCCGTAGGACGTATTGGCGACCCGCAGATGGTAATTGAGCTATTAACTACTGATGAACCTGGATTAGCTCTTGAGCGGGCAATGCAATGTGAACAAATAAATTATAAACGTCGTCAGCTATGTGAGCAGATAGAAAAAGAAGCGATCGCCCTGGTGGAATCTACACCAATTCTTTGGCAACAAGAACGAGTTTTGGTATTAGTTGCAGCAGGCTGGCATCATGGGGTAATTGGGATTGTAGCATCTCGTTTAGTAGAACGTTATGGAGTCCCTGTGTTTATTGGTACTTATGAAGATGAAGATGAGCAATCTAACAGCAATTTAATGATTCGAGGATCAGCAAGAAGTATTGATGAATTTAATGTTTTTGATGCTCTCAATTATTGCAGTGATTTATTAGGAAAATTTGGGGGACATCGGGCAGCAGGGGGTTTTAGTTTAGCTGCTAATAATTTAGAACAGTTTAAACAAAGATTGAGTAAGTTTGCTTATCAGTGCCTAGAGTTAGAACATCTCAAGCCTTTAGTTAAAATAGACGCTCAAGCAAATTTAGAACAAATCAATTTAGAACTTTATAAACAGTTAGAAAGCCTACAACCGTGGGGTATTGGTAATAATCCTCCCGTATTTTGGACTGGATGCGTCAAAATAATCGAGCAAAAAGCGATCGGTCAAAATCGTAACCATTTAAAGTTAACTATACAAGCAGCTAATTCTGACTTTCAAATCAAAGCTATTGCTTGGCGTTGGGGTGAATATTTTCCTCTGCCAGAATATCTTGATATTGCTTATCAACTAAAAGAAAATAATTGGCAAGGACAGACAAATATTGAATTAGAATTGGTGGGAGTTAGATTGCCTCAAGTTGTGCCAAATACTTCTATGGCTACCCTCAACCCTGCCATTAGTTCCCAAAACATCCAAAAAGTAGTCTTTACCCATAGTGGTAGAATTTATGTATGCAGCAAATCTCGCCAAGAACTAAGAATTAGAAACGATCGCGGTGATGTTTTAGCCATTAAACAAGGTGAGCGTTATGGTTTAATTGGTAAAACTCGTAGTCAGGCTAAATCAGTAAATGTGACTCAACCACCCTATTTTCAATTGATTAAAACTGCTCTTCAAGCCATTGATCAACGGGATATAGATGTTTAA
- a CDS encoding cell envelope-related transcriptional attenuator: protein MSIKKAYQPTPSGGQPLTRVDLINSHPNNQQKKLNKSRAILVGFGLAGVSLVSAAVGAFLAVALSTASPLQQIQLTNEEQKIFSQEETVTDKNLNLPVLSRPVNILVLGIKVISSDLDERGIEYDKQDVGYLHLVNSFDGLSDSMLLLRFDPQQEKLFVLSIPRDTRVDLEGHGIGKINHANQYGGPALAAATASDLLGGINIDRYVRVNVQGVEKLIDALGGVTVNVPKDMKYNDFSQHLYIDLKKGVQHLDGDKAMQFLRYRYDEYGDISRVQRQQMLMRSAVEQTLKPATIVKIPKILSVIQSHLDTNLTVRELMALSNFASKTKRANVQMMMLPGDFNDGSESVSYWLPNEEAIDRLMTKHFNLPVNANNNYASVAHDAQLLNPNLKISVQDTIGNQEALQSALDTLRTAGYNRVSASKNWQDPLVTTKIIAQSGDDEAAAEVRSILGVGEIVVESTGVLQSDITVEVGRDWVRRRRRLSQADLAPGLENNFDN from the coding sequence ATGTCCATTAAAAAAGCTTATCAACCAACCCCTTCTGGTGGACAACCACTCACTAGAGTAGATTTAATTAATTCTCACCCTAATAATCAGCAAAAAAAATTGAATAAAAGTAGAGCCATTTTAGTTGGATTTGGTTTAGCTGGTGTTTCTCTAGTATCAGCAGCAGTCGGAGCGTTTTTAGCAGTAGCTTTATCCACCGCCTCTCCACTACAACAAATACAATTAACTAACGAAGAGCAAAAGATTTTTAGCCAGGAAGAAACCGTAACCGATAAAAATCTTAACTTGCCCGTCTTGTCTCGTCCAGTAAATATCTTAGTATTGGGAATCAAAGTTATAAGCTCGGATCTAGATGAACGAGGAATTGAGTATGATAAACAAGATGTGGGATATCTACATTTAGTCAACTCGTTTGATGGTCTAAGCGATAGTATGTTGCTACTAAGATTTGACCCTCAACAAGAAAAGTTGTTTGTACTTTCCATTCCCAGAGACACACGTGTAGATTTAGAAGGGCATGGAATTGGGAAAATTAACCATGCTAATCAATATGGTGGCCCTGCTTTAGCAGCAGCAACTGCAAGCGATTTACTCGGAGGAATTAATATAGATCGCTATGTGCGAGTCAATGTACAAGGGGTAGAAAAACTTATCGATGCTTTAGGTGGTGTGACTGTTAATGTGCCTAAAGATATGAAATATAACGACTTTAGCCAACATCTATATATTGATTTAAAAAAAGGTGTGCAGCATTTAGATGGTGATAAAGCAATGCAATTTTTACGCTATCGTTACGATGAATACGGTGATATTTCTCGTGTACAACGGCAGCAAATGTTGATGCGCTCGGCGGTAGAGCAAACTTTAAAACCAGCAACTATAGTCAAAATTCCGAAAATACTTTCAGTCATTCAGTCTCATTTAGATACTAATTTAACTGTTAGAGAGTTAATGGCATTGTCTAATTTTGCTTCTAAAACAAAAAGGGCAAACGTACAAATGATGATGTTGCCAGGAGACTTTAATGATGGGAGTGAATCGGTTAGTTATTGGTTGCCAAATGAAGAAGCAATCGATCGCTTGATGACTAAACATTTTAATCTGCCAGTTAATGCCAATAATAATTATGCTTCAGTCGCCCATGATGCCCAACTTCTTAACCCTAACCTAAAAATTTCCGTCCAGGATACTATAGGTAATCAAGAAGCATTACAATCTGCATTAGATACCTTAAGGACGGCAGGTTATAATCGAGTATCCGCTAGTAAAAATTGGCAAGATCCTTTAGTAACCACAAAAATAATTGCTCAGTCTGGAGACGATGAGGCAGCAGCAGAGGTGCGATCTATTTTGGGTGTGGGAGAAATTGTTGTAGAAAGTACTGGCGTACTACAATCCGATATAACAGTTGAAGTTGGTCGTGATTGGGTAAGACGCAGAAGACGACTTTCTCAAGCAGATTTAGCACCTGGATTAGAAAATAACTTTGATAATTAA
- a CDS encoding molybdopterin-guanine dinucleotide biosynthesis protein A, producing MTEVIKDEITAIILAGGESSRMGKDKALLRIGDNTLLSQICLIASECASKVYVITPWIERYQGMLTMSNCILVKEQLILDGKTNTPLIGFAQGLKLVKTEWVLLLACDLPKLSSSQVKQWSQDLATVLPTEIALLARDQEKWEPLCGFYRPCCLPLLEAYLAQGGKSFQLWLNSHPVKELFIGDRTCFFNCNTPTDWEMIENDNLNT from the coding sequence ATGACAGAAGTAATTAAGGACGAGATTACGGCAATTATCCTAGCTGGAGGAGAAAGTTCTCGGATGGGGAAAGATAAGGCTTTGTTACGCATTGGTGACAATACATTACTGTCTCAAATTTGTTTAATTGCTAGTGAATGTGCAAGTAAAGTTTATGTAATCACTCCTTGGATTGAAAGATATCAAGGGATGTTAACCATGTCCAACTGTATTTTAGTTAAAGAACAATTAATTTTAGATGGTAAAACTAATACACCTTTGATTGGTTTTGCACAAGGACTAAAACTGGTAAAAACAGAGTGGGTATTATTACTTGCTTGTGATTTACCTAAATTATCTTCATCTCAAGTTAAACAGTGGTCTCAAGATTTGGCAACGGTACTACCTACAGAAATTGCCCTTTTAGCACGCGATCAGGAAAAATGGGAGCCTTTGTGTGGCTTCTATCGCCCTTGTTGTTTACCTTTACTGGAAGCTTATCTAGCTCAGGGAGGCAAATCTTTTCAATTGTGGTTAAATAGTCATCCTGTAAAAGAATTATTTATTGGCGATCGCACTTGTTTTTTTAACTGTAATACTCCTACAGATTGGGAAATGATTGAAAACGACAATCTTAATACTTAA
- the rodA gene encoding putative rod shape-determining protein, with translation MIKSRPQSKHRTSPPIKLRYFGQRVLAIFYPWRQLDWVLFLAVVAITIFGGLLIYSTESPNEHSYSYQHWTVCLLGCPLLLFLSRYRYQSLLKWHWLVYTLTNLLLIAVIAIGVTANGAQSWLAVAGVNIQPSEFSKIAMVITLASLLHDRSPANLGTIFRILAITAIPWGLILLQPDLGTSLVFGAIVMAMLYWANAKPGWLLLMISPLFSAILYHVYLPGWLFWVLIVAGIAWLTLPLKLVSTLVSLALNLGAVEIGNLFWEALKEYQKDRLVLFLNPEQDPLGGGYHLIQSRIAIGAGKFWGQGWNQGTQTMLDFIPEQHTDFIFAAVGEQFGFFGSILLVAVLWLICMRLIWIACNAQDNFGSLLAIGILAIIAFQSIVNISMTMGLAPITGIPLPWVSYGRSALLSNFIGIGLVESVANCREDKSKKFY, from the coding sequence GTGATTAAATCTCGTCCCCAATCTAAACATCGAACCTCACCTCCAATTAAGCTGAGATATTTTGGACAGCGTGTATTAGCTATATTTTATCCCTGGCGACAGTTGGACTGGGTTTTGTTTTTAGCAGTAGTGGCAATAACGATCTTTGGTGGGTTATTAATCTACAGTACTGAGTCACCTAATGAACATAGTTATAGTTATCAGCATTGGACTGTATGTTTATTAGGGTGTCCTCTATTATTGTTTTTGTCTCGTTACCGTTATCAATCTTTGCTCAAGTGGCATTGGCTGGTTTATACCCTGACTAATTTGCTTTTGATTGCGGTAATTGCCATAGGCGTAACAGCAAATGGGGCGCAAAGTTGGCTAGCGGTTGCAGGGGTTAATATTCAGCCATCGGAATTTTCTAAAATTGCTATGGTAATAACTTTGGCATCCCTGTTACATGATCGCTCGCCTGCTAATTTGGGGACAATTTTTCGCATTTTAGCGATTACAGCTATTCCTTGGGGTTTAATCCTGTTACAGCCAGATCTTGGTACTTCTTTAGTGTTTGGGGCAATTGTCATGGCGATGCTCTACTGGGCTAATGCTAAACCTGGTTGGCTACTATTAATGATTTCGCCTTTGTTTTCGGCGATTTTATATCATGTATATCTTCCTGGATGGCTTTTTTGGGTTTTAATTGTCGCAGGCATTGCTTGGCTGACTTTACCTTTAAAACTGGTATCTACCCTAGTTAGTTTAGCCCTTAACCTCGGTGCAGTGGAGATAGGTAATCTTTTTTGGGAGGCACTCAAGGAGTATCAAAAAGATCGACTGGTTTTGTTTCTCAATCCTGAGCAAGATCCTTTAGGGGGTGGGTATCATTTAATTCAATCACGAATTGCTATTGGTGCTGGTAAATTTTGGGGACAAGGATGGAATCAAGGAACACAAACTATGCTAGATTTTATTCCCGAACAGCATACTGATTTTATTTTTGCTGCAGTGGGAGAACAGTTTGGTTTCTTTGGTAGCATACTTTTAGTTGCCGTGTTATGGTTGATTTGTATGCGTTTGATTTGGATTGCTTGTAACGCACAAGACAATTTTGGTTCTCTACTGGCGATCGGTATTTTAGCGATTATTGCTTTTCAAAGCATCGTTAATATTAGCATGACAATGGGACTCGCTCCAATTACAGGCATTCCCTTACCTTGGGTGAGTTATGGCAGATCTGCTTTACTGTCTAATTTTATTGGTATTGGTTTAGTGGAGTCTGTTGCTAACTGTCGAGAGGATAAAAGTAAGAAGTTTTATTAG
- the cynS gene encoding cyanate hydratase has translation MAISEITEKLLAAKQAHGISFEDLEKATGRDEVWIASVIYRQASADLAEATKIVTTLGLPESMAEFLTTPPLKGSLDPVIPTDPLIYRFYEIMQVYGMPLKAVIHEKFGDGIMSAIDFSLEVDKIEDPQGKRVQVTMCGKFLPYKKW, from the coding sequence ATGGCAATATCTGAAATTACAGAAAAACTATTAGCTGCTAAACAAGCACATGGAATTAGCTTTGAAGATTTAGAAAAAGCTACAGGTAGAGATGAAGTTTGGATTGCTTCGGTAATATATCGACAAGCCAGTGCAGATTTGGCAGAAGCCACTAAAATTGTGACTACCTTGGGTTTACCAGAATCAATGGCAGAATTTTTGACCACACCACCTTTAAAAGGTTCTTTAGACCCTGTTATTCCTACAGACCCTTTAATTTATCGCTTTTATGAAATTATGCAAGTATATGGAATGCCACTAAAAGCGGTTATTCATGAAAAGTTTGGGGATGGAATTATGAGTGCAATTGATTTTTCGCTGGAGGTCGATAAAATTGAAGATCCTCAAGGCAAACGTGTACAGGTAACTATGTGTGGTAAGTTTTTGCCTTATAAGAAATGGTAG
- a CDS encoding glycosyl transferase WecB/TagA/CpsF, producing MINKGKYSVLGININAVDYEFAVSTITTAAKEKQPCSVSALAVHGVMTGFLDRIHARRLNGLDLVVPDGQPVRWALSWLYGQKLSDRVYGPNLTLKVAQALANEGLSIYLYGSQTETLEKFAHNLTQLYPGLKIAGMEASKFRRLSETERQELVKRIHDSGANAVFLGLGCPRQETWAYEYRNLLNIPILAVGAAFDFHAGTLPQAPAWMQNIGLEWFFRLVQEPKRLWQRYAVLNPLYLWHILQQYLGLRKFLPVMPDGNEKIESYG from the coding sequence ATGATTAATAAAGGAAAATACTCTGTACTCGGAATTAACATTAATGCGGTAGATTATGAATTTGCCGTTTCAACGATCACCACGGCAGCGAAGGAAAAACAACCCTGTTCCGTTAGTGCTTTGGCAGTACATGGTGTTATGACTGGATTTCTAGATCGCATCCATGCTAGACGTTTAAATGGTTTAGATTTAGTAGTACCTGATGGGCAACCTGTACGCTGGGCGTTATCTTGGCTATATGGTCAAAAATTGAGCGATCGCGTTTACGGCCCAAATCTGACTTTAAAAGTAGCACAAGCACTGGCGAATGAAGGTTTAAGTATCTATTTATACGGCAGCCAAACCGAAACTTTGGAAAAATTTGCTCATAATTTAACTCAGTTATATCCAGGTTTAAAAATTGCAGGGATGGAAGCTTCTAAATTTAGAAGGTTGAGTGAAACAGAACGTCAGGAATTAGTAAAACGTATTCATGATTCTGGTGCTAATGCAGTTTTTCTAGGGTTAGGTTGTCCTCGACAGGAGACTTGGGCTTATGAATACCGTAATCTTTTAAATATACCGATTTTAGCTGTAGGTGCTGCCTTTGATTTTCATGCGGGAACTTTACCTCAAGCCCCAGCGTGGATGCAGAATATCGGCTTAGAATGGTTTTTCCGCTTAGTTCAAGAACCTAAACGCTTATGGCAACGTTATGCAGTTCTTAATCCTCTCTATTTATGGCACATTTTGCAACAATACTTAGGGTTACGGAAATTTCTGCCAGTAATGCCCGATGGCAACGAAAAGATTGAATCTTACGGTTAA
- a CDS encoding NAD-dependent epimerase/dehydratase, translated as MGVAIITGSAGLIGSEAVRFFSSLGMDVVGIDNDMRKFFFGEEASTKWNRQKLEQEIDNYQHREVDIRDYEKIEEIFKHFGQDISLIIHTAAQPSHDWAARDPFSDFTVNANGTLNLLQATREYCPDAVFIFTSTNKVYGDLPNALPLIELEKRWEIDSNHEYHPGIAENMSIDQCKHSLFGASKVAADVLVQEYGRYFGIRTASFRGGCLTGPNHSGTELHGFLAYLVKCTAIGKPYTIYGYKGKQVRDNIHSSDLIAAFYEFYKQPRVAEVYNIGGGRESNCSMLEAIEISQELAGRKLEYSYTDDNRSGDHIWYISDLAKFKSHYPDWSLKYNINQILSEIYASGIERWNEK; from the coding sequence ATGGGCGTAGCAATTATCACTGGTTCAGCAGGTTTAATAGGTTCGGAAGCTGTTAGGTTCTTCAGTAGTTTGGGGATGGATGTTGTTGGAATCGACAACGATATGCGTAAATTCTTTTTTGGAGAAGAAGCGTCAACCAAATGGAATCGTCAAAAACTAGAACAAGAAATTGATAATTATCAACATCGAGAAGTAGATATTAGAGATTACGAAAAAATCGAAGAAATTTTTAAACACTTTGGTCAAGATATATCTTTAATTATTCATACCGCAGCACAACCTTCTCACGATTGGGCAGCACGCGACCCTTTTTCCGACTTTACAGTTAACGCCAATGGCACACTGAATCTATTACAAGCAACTCGCGAGTATTGCCCCGATGCCGTGTTTATCTTCACTTCCACTAATAAAGTATATGGAGACTTACCAAACGCGCTACCTTTAATAGAATTAGAAAAACGTTGGGAAATAGATTCAAATCATGAATACCATCCAGGTATTGCAGAAAACATGAGTATTGACCAGTGTAAACACTCCTTATTTGGGGCATCAAAAGTAGCTGCGGATGTACTAGTCCAAGAATACGGACGTTACTTTGGTATTCGCACAGCTTCCTTTAGAGGTGGTTGTTTAACTGGCCCTAACCATTCTGGGACTGAATTACATGGTTTTCTAGCTTATCTAGTAAAATGTACAGCGATTGGTAAGCCATATACAATATATGGATACAAAGGCAAACAAGTTCGCGACAATATCCATTCTTCCGATTTGATTGCTGCTTTTTACGAATTTTACAAACAACCTCGTGTAGCAGAAGTTTATAACATTGGTGGTGGGAGAGAAAGCAATTGTTCGATGTTAGAAGCGATCGAAATTTCCCAAGAATTGGCTGGTAGAAAACTTGAATATTCCTATACCGATGATAACCGTAGTGGGGATCATATTTGGTATATCAGTGATTTAGCAAAATTTAAATCCCATTATCCAGATTGGTCACTTAAATATAATATTAATCAGATTTTGTCTGAAATTTACGCCAGTGGTATTGAAAGATGGAATGAGAAATGA
- a CDS encoding phosphoadenosine phosphosulfate reductase: MISATVKTPTLDTFQVNQQLANAETASVIEWSAETFSSGLVMSTSFGIQAAVMLHLVTSVVPDIPVIWVDTGYLPPETYQFAEELTQKLQLNLKVYQSPISPARMEAIYGKLWEKDDITDFNRYDQIRKVEPMQRALKELNATAWLAGLRKNQTDHRQGLDIVEKQNNLYKIYPILTWNARDIYQYLTAYDLPYHPYFDLGYVSVGDWHSSRPLTADDTNERDTRFRGLKQECGLHLPQTAGEAESLDSSGL; encoded by the coding sequence ATGATCTCTGCCACAGTCAAAACACCTACCCTTGATACATTTCAAGTTAATCAGCAACTAGCAAATGCCGAAACAGCCTCTGTGATTGAATGGAGTGCTGAGACTTTTAGTAGTGGCTTAGTCATGAGTACTAGCTTTGGCATACAAGCAGCAGTTATGTTGCATCTTGTTACTAGCGTAGTTCCTGATATTCCTGTCATTTGGGTGGATACGGGTTATTTACCCCCAGAAACCTATCAATTTGCCGAAGAATTAACTCAAAAATTACAATTAAATTTGAAAGTTTATCAATCCCCCATATCTCCTGCTCGTATGGAAGCTATCTATGGTAAACTTTGGGAAAAAGACGACATAACGGACTTTAACCGCTACGATCAGATCCGTAAAGTTGAACCAATGCAAAGAGCCTTGAAGGAGCTTAACGCTACAGCCTGGTTGGCAGGATTGAGAAAAAACCAAACCGACCATCGTCAAGGGTTAGATATAGTAGAAAAGCAAAATAATTTGTATAAAATTTATCCCATCCTAACTTGGAATGCACGGGATATATATCAGTATTTAACAGCCTACGACTTACCTTATCATCCTTATTTTGATCTAGGTTATGTATCTGTGGGAGATTGGCATTCTAGTCGTCCTCTAACAGCAGATGATACTAATGAACGAGATACTCGTTTTCGTGGGTTAAAACAAGAATGTGGGTTACATCTACCTCAAACAGCAGGTGAAGCAGAAAGTCTTGACTCTAGTGGTTTATAG
- a CDS encoding tRNA--hydroxylase translates to MNNQVATTSTNGRIKILQNPSSNNWISQAINNLDTILLDHSHCERKAAGVAINLMFRYPAHQKLVRQLTAIAQEELEHFEQVNQWLEKRNIALAPLNSPPYFTQLKSQIRHQEPDRLIDSLLISAIIEARSHERLGLIGEYCPEPELAKFYRALMASEARHYGIYWVLAEQYSQRSVVEQRLAQLAEYESNILANLHPEPRLHS, encoded by the coding sequence ATGAATAATCAAGTCGCTACTACTTCGACAAATGGCAGAATCAAAATTTTACAAAACCCATCTAGTAATAATTGGATCTCTCAAGCGATTAATAACTTAGATACAATCTTACTAGATCATTCCCATTGTGAACGTAAAGCAGCAGGAGTGGCAATAAATTTAATGTTTCGCTATCCTGCTCACCAAAAATTAGTACGTCAATTAACAGCGATCGCTCAAGAGGAATTGGAACATTTTGAACAGGTAAATCAATGGTTGGAAAAACGTAATATTGCCCTTGCACCATTAAATTCTCCTCCTTATTTTACCCAACTTAAATCCCAAATTCGTCACCAAGAACCAGATCGTTTAATTGATTCTTTGTTAATTTCAGCGATTATTGAAGCTCGTTCTCATGAAAGATTAGGTTTGATTGGTGAATATTGTCCTGAACCTGAATTAGCTAAATTTTATCGCGCTCTCATGGCATCAGAAGCACGTCACTATGGCATATATTGGGTTTTAGCCGAACAGTATAGTCAACGCTCTGTGGTGGAGCAGCGTTTAGCGCAGTTGGCAGAATATGAAAGCAATATTTTAGCTAACTTACATCCAGAACCTAGATTACACAGTTAA
- a CDS encoding bis(5'nucleosyl)-tetraphosphatase, ApaH: protein MHIVKTANQTKHRRIVIGDVHGHYDTLMTLLDTISPTTQDKIYFLGDLIDRGPKSAQVVDFVMRNQYQCLRGNHEEMLLDVVGNGEVSIELYQGWLYSGGHATVASYDSKIPQEHIDWIKNLPLYLDLGDFWLVHAGVNPNMPIDEQGAEQFCWIREDFHSSNQAFFKDKLIITGHTITFTLPGVQPGQIAAGKGWLGIETGAYHHNSGWMTAIDLNHHKVYQVNTLDGRIRIMPLRKAIAKVDASTIVTRKVRKRA, encoded by the coding sequence ATGCACATCGTTAAAACAGCTAATCAAACTAAGCACCGTAGAATTGTCATTGGTGACGTACATGGACACTATGACACCTTAATGACATTACTAGATACAATTTCTCCTACTACCCAAGACAAAATTTATTTTTTAGGAGATTTAATTGATCGAGGGCCAAAAAGTGCGCAGGTGGTAGATTTCGTAATGCGTAATCAATATCAATGTTTACGAGGTAACCACGAAGAAATGCTGTTAGATGTGGTGGGTAATGGTGAAGTATCAATTGAATTGTATCAGGGTTGGTTATATAGTGGTGGTCATGCCACAGTTGCCAGCTATGATAGCAAAATTCCGCAAGAACACATTGACTGGATCAAAAATTTACCCTTATACCTAGACTTAGGGGATTTTTGGTTAGTTCATGCAGGAGTTAATCCTAATATGCCCATAGATGAGCAAGGAGCAGAGCAATTTTGCTGGATCAGAGAAGATTTTCATAGTAGTAATCAAGCTTTTTTCAAAGATAAACTAATTATCACAGGACATACTATTACTTTTACTTTACCAGGAGTGCAGCCAGGGCAAATCGCAGCAGGAAAAGGATGGTTAGGGATTGAAACAGGGGCGTATCATCATAATAGTGGGTGGATGACTGCTATTGATCTCAATCATCATAAAGTGTACCAAGTTAATACATTGGATGGTCGAATTAGGATTATGCCTTTAAGAAAAGCGATCGCTAAAGTTGATGCTTCTACAATTGTTACTCGCAAGGTGCGCAAGAGAGCTTAA
- a CDS encoding N utilization substance protein B homolog yields the protein MALRKQPRSIARELALLSINQLKTQKKQLTEQDLDDLILAAIRTLIIEVQDNLEAASAEIKRGEERLLNSETRASDLNSAKVMIQEALEVSQTVVNRLGVAIEFPEFIQLTNKEQVRQYALELIKTVYENSQEIANSLESVLVAWQLSRLPQIDRDILRLAVAEIIYLDIPERVAINEAVELAKRYSDDDGFRFINGVLRRLSDSLKGKNTEVNQNVEEVEDNSNN from the coding sequence ATGGCTCTTCGCAAACAACCCCGCAGCATTGCTCGTGAATTAGCACTATTGAGTATTAATCAACTGAAAACTCAGAAAAAGCAACTTACTGAACAAGATTTAGACGATTTAATTTTAGCTGCCATTCGCACTTTAATTATAGAGGTGCAGGATAACTTAGAAGCAGCATCAGCAGAAATCAAACGTGGTGAAGAGCGTTTATTAAACAGTGAAACTCGCGCCAGTGATTTGAATAGTGCTAAAGTAATGATTCAAGAAGCTTTAGAAGTTTCTCAAACTGTTGTAAATCGTTTGGGAGTGGCGATCGAATTTCCTGAGTTTATACAGTTAACCAATAAAGAGCAGGTTAGACAGTACGCTTTAGAATTAATTAAGACCGTTTACGAGAATAGTCAAGAGATTGCTAATTCATTAGAAAGTGTACTGGTTGCTTGGCAATTAAGCCGTTTACCTCAAATTGATCGCGATATTCTCCGTCTTGCTGTTGCTGAAATAATTTATTTAGATATTCCTGAGCGAGTAGCGATTAATGAAGCAGTAGAATTAGCCAAACGCTATTCTGACGATGATGGATTTAGATTTATTAATGGAGTTTTACGCCGACTGAGTGATAGCCTTAAGGGAAAAAATACAGAGGTTAATCAGAATGTAGAAGAAGTAGAAGATAACAGTAATAATTAG